In the Oscarella lobularis chromosome 14, ooOscLobu1.1, whole genome shotgun sequence genome, one interval contains:
- the LOC136195500 gene encoding U5 small nuclear ribonucleoprotein TSSC4-like produces the protein MSGSKTFALSGTESDFRARAAAVFNSIPAPTAKTNESEADAIVMPPPSSRPQRRREAAKRAKPAPDHVLHPDKWTKYSLDDVNVCSDAQNSRAAFDFLAELRERKRKSTAAPGEDESKEDASKITFRKAADRCTEANERPGTKAKKKKAPNRSPTKMTSKEITLQHLQDEDEEEDLN, from the coding sequence ATGTCTGGCAGCAAAACGTTCGCTCTTTCGGGAACGGAGAGCGATTTTCGTGCGCGAGCTGCAGCCGTTTTCAATTCGATTCCGGCTCcaacggcgaagacgaacgaaagcgaagcggACGCGATTGTCATGCCTCCGCCTTCGTCTCGtcctcaacgacgacgggaggCCGCGAAGAGAGCGAAACCGGCGCCCGATCACGTCCTGCATCCCGATAAGTGGACCAAGTACAGCCTCGATGACGTGAACGTTTGCAGCGACGCGCAGAACAGTCGAGCTGCCTTCGATTTTTTAGCCGAATTGCGCGagcgaaaaaggaaatcgacggcggcgcctGGAGAGGACGAATCGAAGGAGGACGCGAGTAAAATCACGTTTCGAAAGGCGGCTGATCGCTGTACTGAAGCGAATGAAAGGCCGGGGAccaaagcgaagaagaaaaaagcgcCCAATCGAAGTCCGACGAAAATGacttcaaaagaaatcacGCTTCAACATCTtcaggacgaagacgaagaagaagatttgaattaa
- the LOC136195545 gene encoding erlin-1-like, which produces MANAIFAAFLLVAIGSALVSISVHKIEEGHVGVYFRGGALLQTISHPGFHLMIPVVTSMRPVQITLQTDEVKNVPCGTSSGVLLYFDRIEVVNILNVDSVHDVVRRYTVDYDKTLIFNKVHHELNQFCSAHTVQEVYIDLFDKIDENLKSALESDLHSMAPGLHIQAVRVTKPKIPDGIRVNYEKMEVEKTRLLITQQTQKVVEKEAETQRKRIVIEAETVAEVSKIQYQQKITEKESQKRMSQIEDETFLAKEIAKADAEFYSAKKRAEANSLQLTSQFLEMKRYEALASNVKIYFGPSIPKFFSDSTSPLAGATGAKTAAVAQENET; this is translated from the coding sequence ATGGCGAACGCAATCTTCGCTGcctttctcctcgtcgcaATCGGCTCGGCTCTCGTCTCAATCTCCGTCcacaaaatcgaagaaggaCACGTGGGCGTCTATTTTCGCGGCGGCGCCCTACTCCAAACGATCAGCCATCCCGGTTTCCACCTCATGATTcccgtcgtcacgtcgatgCGTCCCGTGCAAATCACCCTCCAAACGGACGAGGTCAAAAACGTGCCCTGCGGCACGAGCAGCGGCGTTCTTCTCTACTTCGATCGCATCGAAGTGGTCAATATCTTGAACGTTGATTCGGTgcacgacgtcgtgcgaAGATACACGGTCGACTACGATAAAACGCTCATATTCAACAAAGTCCATCACGAATTGAATCAGTTCTGCAGCGCCCATACCGTCCAAGAAGTCTACATCGATTTATTTgacaaaatcgacgaaaatttgaaatcgGCTTTGGAAAGCGATTTGCATTCGATGGCGCCCGGTTTGCACATACAGGCGGTGCGCGTCACGAAGCCGAAGATTCCGGACGGAATTCGCGTGAATTACGAGAAAATGGAAGTGGAAAAAACTCGTCTTTTGATTACACAACAGACgcagaaagtcgtcgaaaaagaggCGGAAACGcagcgaaagcgaatcgtcATCGAAGCGGAAACGGTCGCCGAGGTTTCCAAGATTCAGTATCAGCAAAAAATTACGGAGAAAGAGAGTCAGAAACGCATGTcgcaaatcgaagacgaaacgttCCTCGCGAAGGAAATCGCCAAAGCGGATGCGGAGTTTTACTCGGCGAAAAAGCGCGCCGAAGCGAACTCGCTTCAGCTGACTTCGCAATTCTTGGAGATGAAGCGCTACGAGGCTCTGGCTTCGAATGTGAAAATTTATTTCGGGCCTAGTATACCCAAATTTTTTAGTGATAGCACTTCGCCGTTGGCGGGGGCAACGGGGGCAAAAACAGCCGCTGTAGCGCAGGAAAACGAGACTTAA
- the LOC136195543 gene encoding adenosine receptor A2b-like: MMTSVPCNGTNGTDPEFLRGATLLVVSVLAVPVDLLIVVAIPTLNKWTTSDTLVMGLTIADLATCVTAVPMTVYAYFAGHCFAENSAGCYASAFFITLPRFAAMFIVTAIAIDRYVAMKRPFWHRSAVALQPSVMKRVVFCLWLLAAVLAALPFIGAKQVRFYSHQYYCFYEMDGWYNILIAAFGYGQLVIVLVCFIFVLKRINSIVENRRTLTRPNLTLRQDSINRALEIVTNPNQSESALPRRVPPKDRRLKRKRSLGVRSTGTTNETDMFHIERQFAKMFAILVLLFYVCWLPIVVICTINQNRHEQNESLLIWGLRFAVANCAINPIIYTLMRPQYRQVFKVLLRRMFCGRKPDRRELELIRSGSVLAKPRAGSLASSLQSTGLQASLRSLPASVRALTAMTTTNQAALPRHTSLSSIVEEDFPSRESARCKRLSKDSTLVGAWRENIEIAEEAIRNSIILPSPSECDSVVSISIDNDISIAEPPEISRGTESTDSVLGNK; the protein is encoded by the exons ATGATGACTTCTGTTCCATGCAACGGCACTAACGGCACCGATCCCGAATTCTTACGAGGAGCgactcttctcgtcgtctcagTCTTAGCCGTTCCAGTCGACCtgctcatcgtcgtcgcaattcCGACGTTGAATAAATGGACGACGAGCGACACGCTCGTCATGGGCCTCACAATTGCCGATCTCGCCACTTGCGTGACAGCCGTTCCAATGACCGTTTACGCCTACTTTGCCGGCCACTGCTTCGCCGAAAATTCGGCGGGCTGCTACGCGTCGGCATTCTTCATAACATTGCCGCGTTTTGCGGCGATGTTTATCGTGACGGCAATTGCTATTGATCGTTACGTGGCAATGAAACGACCGTTTTGGCATCGATCGGCCGTCGCACTGCAACCGAGCGTCATGAAACGAGTCGTTTTCTGCTTGTGGCTGCTTGCCGCAGTGCTCGCCGCCCTGCCGTTTATCGGCGCAAAACAGGTTCGCTTCTATTCGCACCAATATTATTGCTTCTATGAAATGGACGGCTG GTACAATATTCTGATTGCGGCATTCGGTTACGGTCAACTCGTTATCGTACTCGTCTGCTTTATATTTGTACTCAAACGCATTAACTCGATTGTAGAGAATCGACGCACGTTGACGCGACCCAATTTGACTCTACGTCAAGATTCAATCAATCGAGCGCTCGAAATCGTTACCAATCCTAATCAATCAGAATCGGCACTGCCGCGACGAGTTCCGCCCAAAGATCGGCGACTtaaacgaaagagaagttTGGGGGTTCGAAGTACGGGAACGACCAATGAGACGGATATGTTTCACATCGAACGACAATTTGCAAAAATGTTTGCCATTCTCGTTCTTTTATTCTACGTCTGTTGGCTTCCCATCGTG gtgatTTGCACAATTAACCAAAACAGACACGAGCAAAACGAATCGTTGCTCATTTGGGGCCTGCGTTTTGCCGTTGCCAATTGTGCTATCAATCCCATTATTTATACACTCATGCGACCGCAGTACCGTCAAGTATTCAAGGTACTACTCCGACGCATGTTTTGCGGTAGAAAACCAGACAGAAGAGAACTAG AACTTATACGGAGTGGGTCGGTTCTGGCTAAACCACGCGCTGGAAGCCTAGCGTCGTCTCTACAAAGTACTGGACTACAGGCTTCTCTGCGGAGTTTACCGGCATCTGTTCGAGCTTTAACGGCGATGACTACGACTAATCAAGCAGCCCTTCCCCGTCATACCTCTCTCAGTTCGATCGTCGAGGAGGACTTCCCAAGTAGGGAATCGGCTCGGTGCAAGAGACTGTCAAAGGATTCGACTTTGGTTGGAGCGTGGCGTGAGAATATCGAAATTGCTGAGGAGGCGATTCGAAATTCTATTATTCTTCCGTCGCCATCCGAGTGCGATTCAGTCGTCTCCATCAGTATTGATAATGATATTAGTATCGCTGAGCCGCCTGAAATTTCGCGAGGTACCGAATCAACCGATTCGGTTCTCGGAAATAAATGA